CTGGATCCACGCGACACCTCGAGACGGACAGGGGACGCGGCACACTACGCGCGAGCGCGCGGGTGATTGCAATCCCCCGTCCGGAGGCGCGGGGCGGACGGGCTAGCTGGCCTGGCCGGTGTAGATGGCGTCCGCGATGCGGTACGCGCTGCCCTCCAGCCGCTGGAAGGCCTCCTTGAGGGCGGCGGCGTCGGAGGTGTTGAGCAGGCCCTTGAGCCGCTCCAGGTCCGTCTTGATTTCCTCGCGGTCCTTCTCCGACAGGAGGCTGGCGTACTCCTCCAGGCTCTTCTCCGTCGTGTAGATGAGGCCGTCCGCGTTGTTGCGCAGCTCCGCCAGCTCCTTCTTCTTCTTGTCGTCGGAGGCGTGCGACTGCGCGTCGGAGATCATCGCCTGGATCTCCGCCTCCGACAGGCCGGAGTTGCTCACCACGCGCACCTGCTGCACCTTGCCGGTGCCCAGGTCCTTGGCGCTGACGTGGACGATGCCGTTGGCGTCGATGTCGAACGACACCTCGATTTGCGGCACGCCGCGCGGCGCCGGGGGGATGCCCACCAGCTCGAAGCGGGCCAGCGTCTTGTTGTCCGCCGCCATCTCGCGCTCGCCCTGGAGGACGTGCACGCTCACCAGCGGCTGGTTGTCCACCGCCGTGGAGAACACCTGGCTCTTCTTGCAGGGGATGGTGGTGTTCTTGTCGATGATCTTCGTGAAGACGCCGCCGGCCGTCTCCACGCCCAGCGACAGGGGCGTCACGTCCAGCAGGAGGACGTCCTTCACCTCGCCCTTGAGCACGCCGCCCTGGATGGCCGCGCCCACGGCGACGACCTCGTCCGGGTTGATGCCCTTGTGCGGCTCCTTGCCGAAGAACTCCTTCACCTTCTGCTGCACGCGCGGCATGCGCGTCATGCCGCCCACCAGCAGCACCTGGTTGACGTGCTGCGCGCTGATGCCCGCGTCCTTGAGGGCGATCTTGCAGGGCTCGATGGTGCGGTCGACCAGGTCGGACACCAGCGCCTCGAACGTGGCGCGGTCCACCGTCTCCGTCAGGTGCTTGGGCCCGGAGGCATCCGCGGTGATGAACGGCAGGTTCACCTCCGTCTCCGGCGCGCTGGACAGCTCGTGCTTGGCGCGCTCGGCGGCCTCCTTCAGGCGCTGCAGCGCCATGCGGTCACGGCGCAGGTCCAGGCCGTTGTTCTGCTCGGCGAAGCGCTTGGCCAGGTAGTCGATGAGGCGCTGGTCGAAGTCCTCGCCGCCCAGGAACGTGTCGCCGTTGGTGCTCTTCACCTCGAAGACGCCGGCGGTCAGCTCCAGGATGGAGATATCGAACGTGCCGCCGCCCAGGTCGTAGACGGCCACGCGTTCGGTGCCGCCGTCCTTCACCTTGTCCAGGCCGTACGCCAGCGCCGCCGCCGTGGGCTCGTTGATGATGCGCAGGACGTTGAGGCCGGCGATGCGGCCCGCGTCCTTGGTCGCCTGGCGCTGGCTGTCGTTGAAGTACGCGGGGACGGTGATGACCGCCTCGGTGACGGGCTCGCCGAGGTAGTCCTCCGCCGTCTGCTTCATCTTCATCAGCACGATGGCGGAGACCTCCGGCGGGCTGTGGCCCTTGCCGCGAATCTCCACCCACGCGTCGCCGTTGGGGCTGGCGGCCACCTTGAACGAGCTGACGCCAATGGCCTTCTTCGCCTCCGGCGAGTCGAACTTGCGGCCGATGAGCCGCTTCACCGCGAAGACGGTGTTCTCCGGGTTCGTGATGGCCTGCCGCTTGGCAATCTGGCCCACGAGCCGTTCACCGGAGTCGGTGAAGCCCACCATGGAGGGGGTGGTGCGGCTGCCCTCGCTGTTGGGGATGACCACCGGCTCGCCGCCTTCCATGACGGCGACACACGAGTTGGTCGTTCCGAGGTCGATTCCAATCACCTTGGCCATGACGCTTACTGACTCCCCCCGGACGTGCTGCGCTCGGACTGCTCGGACGCCTCGGCGCGCGGTTCATCTTCCGCCGACGGGGTCGTCGGCGCCGCGGACTCCGGCGAAGTGGTTGAAGCGGTGGGCTCCACGGGCGCGGCGGCCTGGGGCGCGGCGGCCTCCGGCGCGCGCGCGACGACGACCATGGCCGGACGAACCAGCCGGTCGTTGAGGAAGAAGCCGCGCACCACCTCGTAGGCCACGTGGCCGGCGGGCGTGTCCGCGGTCTCCACCTGTTGGATGGCCTCGTGGACGCGCGGGTCGAACGGCTGGCCCCTGGCGCTGAAGGCCTTCACGCCGTGGCGGGCGAGCGCGTCCTCGAAGGACTTGCGCGTCATGGCCACGCCCTTCTGGAAGCTGTCCAGGTCGGGGGACTTGGTGGCCGCCTCCAGGGCGCGGTCCAGGTTGTCCATCACCGGGAGCAGGTCCTTGAGCAGCTTCTCGGAGCCGAAGCGCTGGACCTCCTCCTTCTCCTTCTGCGCGCGCTTGCGGTAGTTCTCCAGGTCGGCGGCGGCGCGGACCATGCGCTCCTGCGCCTCCTTCGCGCGCTCGTGCGCCTCGCGCAGCCGCTCCATCGTCTCGCGGCCCTTGGCCTGGCTGAACTCCACCTGGGCCTTGAGCGCCTCGACCTCCTGTCGGAGCGCGGCGACCTCCTCCGTCGTGGCGGCCGGGGCCTCCTCTGGAGTCCCCGTGTCCCCTTCCGCGGGAACGGGCCCTCCTTCGTCGGACGACGAGGCACCGGAGGCTTCCACCTCGATGACGGTCACCTCGTCCTCTTCCGCCTGACTGTGACGCTCGACGCTGCGAACCGCCGCGTCGATGACGTCCTGCCCGATTTCCGCCTGGATGCTGTCCTTTTCACTCGCGCCGGCCACGTCGCGCACTATCTCACGCACCGCACACCGTTCCAACTCCGTGGAACGACTGGCGGAACACGGACCCGCCGTGCGGACGGGCCCGGTTCAGGAGCAACGGAACTTCACGTTCCGGCGGTGGGCTTGCGCGGCGAGCGGCCCAGCGTCTTCTTGGGGGCGGTGGCGGCCTTCTTCGCCGCGCGCTTGCCGGATCCGGAGGCGGCGCCCTTGGACGCGGCCTTCTTGCGCCCGATGGACTTGGTCCCCGGCTTCTTGGGGGCCCGGGAGGGCGCGGGGGTGGGCGCGGCGTGCTCGGACGCGGGCTCCGTGGGGCCCTTGCTGGCCTGGGCAGCGCCAGTTGGAGGGGCGCGGTCCTCGTCCCGAGGCGCCTTGAAGGCGCGCTCCACGGCGCTCTCCACCTGCTGCGCGGCCTGTTCGATCTTCTCCGCCGCCACCTTGGTGGTGCTGGCCGCCCAGCTGCGCAGCTGCTCCAGCCCCTCCTTCACCTTGGCCTGCTTCTCCGGGTCCTTCACTTCCTTGAGCAGACGCTGCGCCTCGCCGCGAAGGTCGTCGGTCGTGCGCTTGAGCTCGTCCCCGGTGCGCTTCAGGAAGTCCATGAGCTGCTTGTCCCACTTCTCGGCCATTGCGCGTGTCCTCTCGTCGGGTGGCGGAGAGCCCCCCAGGCTCTGTGGCCCACCCAATATGTCACGCCCGGCCCCCGCGCTGATTGCCGTTCCACCCGGGGCGAACGCGACTCCCGCCTGGAGGGCCGTGTGACGGATGTCAACGCGGCGTCTCTATGTGGGACACGAATGTGTCTAGAGTGTGGCAGTTCCAGGGCCCGCCGGCGGGTGCCTGAGGGAGCCTCGCATCATGAACCTGTTCCGACTGACGGCGACGCTCGCCGTCCTGGTCCTCTCGAGCGCCTGCTCCGGCAGCAACCACCAGGACCCGGGCGGCGGTCCCCGCCTGTCCACCACCCCCGCGCTGACGGACACCACGGTGGGCGCCACCTATGAGGAGCGCATCGTCGCCACGGGCGGCACCGCCCCCTTGCGCTATGGCATCCAGGGCGAGCTGCCCCCGGGCTTCTCCTTCTACCCCTCCGACGGGCGGCTGACGGGGCCGGCCACCGCCTCCGGAGAGTTCTCCGTCACGGTGGACGTCTGGGACGTGGAGAACAGCCGGGACACGCGCACCTTCACCCTGAAGGTCTGGCCGGCGCCGGTGCTCGCGGCCCAGGTGCCTCCCGTCGGCACGGTGAGCACCGCCTACTCGCACACCTTCGGCGTCACCGGCGGCCGTCCGCCGGTCACCCTCTCGCTGGTGGCCGGCGCGCTCCCGTCGGGCCTCCAGCTGTCGCAGGAGGGCCAGCTGACGGGAACGCCGGAGGACGTGGGCACCTCCACCTTCACCCTGCAAGCCAAGGACGCCAGCGGCGTGAAGGTGGAGGGCGCGTTCACCCTGGAGGTGAAGCAGGCCACGGGCCCCGTCACCACCTTCCCGCTGTCGGTGGGCAACTGGAACATCGAGTGGTTCGGCGACCCGGTGGAGGGCCCGGCGGACGACGCGAGGCAGCTGGCGAACGTGACGACGGTCCTCCGGGACGCGAACAAGGACCTGTGGGGCCTGGCGGAGGTCGTCAGCACCGACCAGTTCAACACGCTCAAGTCGCAGCTCAGCGGCTACGACGGCTTCCTGGCCAACGACAGCCGGGTGGTCGACGGCAGCACGTACTACTCCACCAACGAGCAGAAGCTGGGCGTGCTCTACAAGACGGACCTGGCGCAGGTGCTGGGCGCGCGCATCATCCTGGGTGAGTACAACTCCGAGTTCGCCGGCCGGCCGCCCCTGCGCGTGGACATGCGCCTCACCCGGGGCACCTCCAAGGTCGACCTCACGCTCATCGTGGTCCACCTCAAGGCGATGGCCACCGCCCCGGACTACGAGCAGCGCGTGCAGGAGGGCCAGCTGCTCAAGAGCTACCTGGACGCGAACCTGCCCACGCAGCGGGTGATGGTGGTGGGCGACTGGAACGACGACGTGGACCAGTCCACGACGACCAACACAACGACGGGCACGAAGTACGACACGCCCTTCCGCCCCATCGTCAACGACACGGCCCGCTACACCTACGTCACCCAGGCCCTGTCGCTGGCGGGCGTGGGCTCCACGGTGGGCCGCAACACCTTCATCGACCACCAGCTCGCCTCCAACGAGATGTTCGAGGCGTACGTGGCCAACTCGACGGAGGTGATTCACCCGTCCCTCACCAGCTACAGCACCACCACGTCGGACCACTACCCCATCTTCAGCCGCTACGACTTCGGCCAGGTGGCATCCGGGCCGCTGCGGCTCACCGCGCCCAACGGCGGCGAGGCGCTCGCCGCGGGCTCCGCCTTCGACATCACCTGGGTGGCCACGGGCGTCACCAGCGTCAAGCTGGAGTACTCGACGGACGACGGGACGACGTGGAAGGGCATCACCGCCTCCACGCCCGCCGCGTCCGGGCGCTACACCTGGACGGTGCCCGCGGACGTCAGCACCCAGGCGCGCGTGCGCGTCACCGACACGCAGCGCGCCACCGTCTCCGACACCAGCGACGCCGCCTTCCAGCTCAACGGCGGGCCGTCCCAGGTGTTCATCAACGAGTACCTGCCGCAGCCCTTCCCTCCGGCCGGGAGCACGACGCCGGACTACGACCAGATGTTCGTCGAGATCCTCAACACCGGCGCCACGACGGTGGACCTGGGGAGCTGGGAGCTGCACGACGAGGAGTCCAAGAGCGGCGCGAAGCCGCCCCGGCACGTCTTCCCCGCCGGGACGCTGCTCGGGCCGGGCCAGGTGTACGTGGTGTTCTCCGGCGCGTCCGCGGTGCCCGTGGGCATGCCCCACGCGACGTACGCCAGCAACAACGACGGCCTGCGCTTCAACCGCAGCAACGACGGCGTCTACCTGCTGCGCCCGGGGGGCGTGGTGCAGGACCAGGCCACCTACGGCGCCACCACCCAGGGCACCTCCTTCAACCGCAACCCGGACGGCAGCAACGTCGGCGCCTGGGCGCCCCACACCAACCTGTCCACCCTCCCCGCCTCGCCCGGCACGCGCGTCGACGGCTCGGCCTTCTGACCGCGGCGGGCGTCAGGGGGCCCTGGCCCCCGCGTCCGACCGGTCCTCCCGGCCCCGGAATTCCGCTTCCCGGGCCGGCCGTTCACGCGACGGAGGACCGACCGCCATGGTGGAGACGCTCACGCTGTACCGCCCCGTGGGCCTGAAGGAGGCGGAGCTCGTCGTGGCCGAGGGCTGCGCGGGCTTCCCTCCCAGGCTGCCGGACCAGCCCTTCTTCTACCCGGTGCTCGACGCGGACTACGCCCGCCAGATTGCCCGGGACTGGAACGCCCGGGACGCGGGCTCCGGCCACGTGGGCTTCGTCACCACCTTCGAGGTGCAGGCCCCCCTCGCCGCCCGCTACCCCGTGCGCACCGTGGGAGGGCGGCGGCACCAGGAGCTGTGGGTCCCCGCCGAGGAGCTGGCGGACTTCAACGCCCACCTGGTGGGCCCCATCCGCTTCACGGAGGTCTGGTACGGGCCCGGCTTCGAGGGCTTCGACACGCTCCCGGCCCTGCTGGAGGAGCTGCCACTCACCCTGGGGGTTGGGGACACGGACCTCCCCTTCGTCTCCCTGGTGAGGGACCTGCCGGACGCCGTGCTCGTC
The genomic region above belongs to Myxococcus stipitatus and contains:
- the dnaK gene encoding molecular chaperone DnaK, yielding MAKVIGIDLGTTNSCVAVMEGGEPVVIPNSEGSRTTPSMVGFTDSGERLVGQIAKRQAITNPENTVFAVKRLIGRKFDSPEAKKAIGVSSFKVAASPNGDAWVEIRGKGHSPPEVSAIVLMKMKQTAEDYLGEPVTEAVITVPAYFNDSQRQATKDAGRIAGLNVLRIINEPTAAALAYGLDKVKDGGTERVAVYDLGGGTFDISILELTAGVFEVKSTNGDTFLGGEDFDQRLIDYLAKRFAEQNNGLDLRRDRMALQRLKEAAERAKHELSSAPETEVNLPFITADASGPKHLTETVDRATFEALVSDLVDRTIEPCKIALKDAGISAQHVNQVLLVGGMTRMPRVQQKVKEFFGKEPHKGINPDEVVAVGAAIQGGVLKGEVKDVLLLDVTPLSLGVETAGGVFTKIIDKNTTIPCKKSQVFSTAVDNQPLVSVHVLQGEREMAADNKTLARFELVGIPPAPRGVPQIEVSFDIDANGIVHVSAKDLGTGKVQQVRVVSNSGLSEAEIQAMISDAQSHASDDKKKKELAELRNNADGLIYTTEKSLEEYASLLSEKDREEIKTDLERLKGLLNTSDAAALKEAFQRLEGSAYRIADAIYTGQAS
- the grpE gene encoding nucleotide exchange factor GrpE — encoded protein: MRDVAGASEKDSIQAEIGQDVIDAAVRSVERHSQAEEDEVTVIEVEASGASSSDEGGPVPAEGDTGTPEEAPAATTEEVAALRQEVEALKAQVEFSQAKGRETMERLREAHERAKEAQERMVRAAADLENYRKRAQKEKEEVQRFGSEKLLKDLLPVMDNLDRALEAATKSPDLDSFQKGVAMTRKSFEDALARHGVKAFSARGQPFDPRVHEAIQQVETADTPAGHVAYEVVRGFFLNDRLVRPAMVVVARAPEAAAPQAAAPVEPTASTTSPESAAPTTPSAEDEPRAEASEQSERSTSGGSQ
- a CDS encoding transcriptional regulator: MAEKWDKQLMDFLKRTGDELKRTTDDLRGEAQRLLKEVKDPEKQAKVKEGLEQLRSWAASTTKVAAEKIEQAAQQVESAVERAFKAPRDEDRAPPTGAAQASKGPTEPASEHAAPTPAPSRAPKKPGTKSIGRKKAASKGAASGSGKRAAKKAATAPKKTLGRSPRKPTAGT
- a CDS encoding putative Ig domain-containing protein, translated to MNLFRLTATLAVLVLSSACSGSNHQDPGGGPRLSTTPALTDTTVGATYEERIVATGGTAPLRYGIQGELPPGFSFYPSDGRLTGPATASGEFSVTVDVWDVENSRDTRTFTLKVWPAPVLAAQVPPVGTVSTAYSHTFGVTGGRPPVTLSLVAGALPSGLQLSQEGQLTGTPEDVGTSTFTLQAKDASGVKVEGAFTLEVKQATGPVTTFPLSVGNWNIEWFGDPVEGPADDARQLANVTTVLRDANKDLWGLAEVVSTDQFNTLKSQLSGYDGFLANDSRVVDGSTYYSTNEQKLGVLYKTDLAQVLGARIILGEYNSEFAGRPPLRVDMRLTRGTSKVDLTLIVVHLKAMATAPDYEQRVQEGQLLKSYLDANLPTQRVMVVGDWNDDVDQSTTTNTTTGTKYDTPFRPIVNDTARYTYVTQALSLAGVGSTVGRNTFIDHQLASNEMFEAYVANSTEVIHPSLTSYSTTTSDHYPIFSRYDFGQVASGPLRLTAPNGGEALAAGSAFDITWVATGVTSVKLEYSTDDGTTWKGITASTPAASGRYTWTVPADVSTQARVRVTDTQRATVSDTSDAAFQLNGGPSQVFINEYLPQPFPPAGSTTPDYDQMFVEILNTGATTVDLGSWELHDEESKSGAKPPRHVFPAGTLLGPGQVYVVFSGASAVPVGMPHATYASNNDGLRFNRSNDGVYLLRPGGVVQDQATYGATTQGTSFNRNPDGSNVGAWAPHTNLSTLPASPGTRVDGSAF